The stretch of DNA agtcgtgaagtGCGCAAACATCATGTActagctttaaaaaaattaggattcactattaaaaaattaatttttttcacatggatcccgtatttattcatttttttcaaagtgattgcatgacgtttgcgcactcacgactgtaactaccATTTATCTATATCTAatcttctcttttaattttctccTCCCCACGCGTAttgaatatattataacatGCAAAGTAAGTCTATTCCCAATTAAATTGGTGGTCATGATTATctaaattcaaaaccaaaacatgATTGAAATGATTAGTATGTAAAACATGATGGCCGGAAGAAAATGTCCAAGCTAGCGTTGCTGTTTGCTGGTTCTATATATGTTGTGAATTTGGAAAAATGGGTAAATATAAAGTTGGGCACGTAAAGTTCATTGAAAGTGAAACAAAGTCAGTAACGTCATACGTTGTGAATTTGGAGGGTAAGTGATTGTAAACatgttttgcttttctttttggtttggtAGAAGAATTGTCTAACCCTCCAAATACATGTGGTTAGACAAAACAATTGAGGTTTATTTATAAGTTTCAACAATtgaggtttatttattttttattttttattttttgaagatgcATTGAGGAGAAACCCAAAAAAAGGCATTCATATTatttgatcaagaaaaaaaaaaccataatttCATACACTTTcttagtaaataaataaaactgttCGACAACCTCTAGCTCGTTCAAGACATAAATTAACTAATCATTgttcatataaaattacataatttaggAATATCTTTAAGTTTAACATATGTTACTCGAAAATTGGAAAATTTAAGAAAGCAATAACCTAGGCacctccttctccctctctctctctctctctctcgtaaaaAATCAAGGGTTCTAGATAATCTGATTTTTGCCTGAAGGGTCAAAGGCATCgacttcctcctcctccctctccttcctccATTCACAAACCTTGTCTATCAAGATTTATTttccttagttttattttacttttttcaaagttaaaaaagataaatctataatttttcGACAACTCCCGAGAGACATGCACGACACAAGCAGATTTACAGGTCGAAAATCAAATGTCACTGAAAAAATATTCCGCTCGAACATGATGGAACGGTTCTGGTCAATTTCGtcctaaaagatatttttgggacgaaattgctATTTTCATCCCAACATACATTGTTATTGGAACGACCtcagaatgattttttttcattcccgtaagtattttgggacaaaattccagtttttttggacaaaatttgtCATCCCAAAAAACCATCTTATATGTTGTAGTGACAGCTAGAAATAGTCTTACCCGATTGCTATTCCGGCTAATAGAAAGTAATCTGTTCTCGTTGAGAGaacaacgtacgtacgtacacaaATTGgatgttttggatttgaaacTTTGCAATCACCGGAGTCTAACACATCGATATTGTGGGCTTAATTCTATATTGATTTGAGCTTCATTTCCTTATTCAACGTTATTATTAAACTGGGCTGGTTGTTTTGGAATATCAGCCCAACACAAACAACCTTGGACTCAACACACCGTAATTTTGAATTCCCGGGTCATCGGTTGCATGTATGATGCTATTGAAGTGGTAAAATAGAAACTTTGCATGATGCCAACAAGCCATAACCACGGGCCGGGGACCAAGGAATCGGATCACATGACAAAGCACGCTCAAGTATTACTGAGTTTGGCAGCTGTTAtgaagagattttataaaaataattaataaattaatgtttatataatatattagatttattttataataaaaataaatttataatctgatTTACTACCATCAAAtcacataataattttatgaatttacttatataaaatctgtttgtagctaaaatatttttattttattaattcaatcTGTGTCAATGTTATTGTTTCTcggaataataatatatacacaattttttttttacaattatataaaaaaccaaacatgatgttgagatgaaaattcaaattcaaatcaggCTACGGGAAAATTCAAATCAGTCTGTCATGTTGACTTTTCTAAACTCAgtgacaatatataatattatatatgtaatatatatttatgtgggtttttgtaataatatatagttatttcttGAAAGAACATACAAGTGGCTGTAAGTAGTACAAAGTGATCATGTTCATACAATTACCATCTTACACATCATACTCTACAAGAAAACACTAACACACTTGATAAAAAACCTATATAAATATGAGATGTGAAAATAAACAGACTGATTGATACATAACATTGTTGGTTCCCTGCTACAAGCTACAATGAAGGGAATAAAACCTCAAAATACAGTACTAGGAAAAAcggaaaaaaaatttacttgatttttttttttttttttttgtttttgggaaaAGGGCATGCAAAACAAAGGACTATTACCAGACTGTGCAGTATTAATCCCTGCATCATCAGCTAATTAATTCGCCGGCCCCGTCGTGAATAATATTTACCGAAGCCACCATGTCTCGCGGGCATCGGATCTGAACGTGTAAAATTTAAACGATAGAACTTCCACTCCCAGCTCTGTAATCATTCTCGCCGGAGCTAAGAAATCTCGGCATAAGGGGCAGGTTTGATTATTATTAACCTTGTGTCGTCCAGTCCATCTGTCTAAGCAAACTCTATGAAACGGATGCTCACATCTCAGCACTCTAAACTCGTCTCCATCTTCCATCTTACACAGACACACAGCACATTGCACTTCCGCATCAGTTCTACTACCAGCTGGCTTGTGCTGGTATCGTTCTATGATAAGTtcttcatgatcatcatgaccAAATTCTGGAACCAAGTGGTCAAAGGCGTAGGTCTTGGAGAAAGCATGGTAAAGCAAGAAGTTGAATGTCCATTTCAAATTGGTAGCAATCGAATATATGTAATTAATCGACATGGCTGACAAGGAACTGAGCTTGGAAACAAGAAGGGAAAAGAGTGAGATCAGATCAGTAGCTAGCTGCAGAAAGCtcatcatgtttaatttaaCACAATAATAATTTGTGCGAAAGGGAGAAGAAGATCGATCGAGGAGTTGCTTTTAATAAAGAGACGTACGGTCGAGACGTTGGAGGAAGGAAGCTGGAAATGAAGCAAGATTTGTCACCTCTATATATAGATCGAGGCCGGCCACGCAAATGTACTTCGTTACTTCTCTTGTTTTGATCTTTCTGTGGCATGCATTTCGCGCTTATAACGTGATTCATGTGTGTTCGAGTACTTGGCTGTTCAGGTAGGTTCTCTATGTCCATCGATATGGTCCCTTTTGAGAATGACTTTCTCAATTCAGGTTTCTAACTTATCTTAAATATTTACGTACATGCACTCATGACCTATAAGCTGTAGCAAAATTCATAGGAATAATACTATATTTGCATGATTATATTGTCTTGAATGTAAAACATATTATGTTAACATATATATCGATCATGATCAGTGTCAAAACATGCAGGTCCACTTAAATTgtaactaattaaaaaataataaaaacaaaattgtgataaaaattttaactaattgtaataaaataataagaaattgtAATAAAACATGAAGGATGCGCTTGTTTGGCAATAGAGGTGGgatggaatgagaaattctcaaaacttatCACATGAATTTCGTTGATCTCAAACATTACTTAAACATGagacactttttaattttaaatttttaactttttcatttagatactaaataattttttatctttataatatttttattaattttctttttctttttctaaaacgtaataaaatattttaattctaattattctattattatttatagattattttattattatttacaaaatatgagATAGTAATCTAATTAGGAAGTTGAAATTTCTACTTAGTAAGCTAACCCATGTAGGAAGttgaaatttctttgtttttttatttaaaaaaaaattctaaaagtagtttaatttttatttgagatcTTTTTTAGAAAGAAAGTCTTGTGTCATGATTGATTGCCTGATCCTAACCGTACAATTTTTTCTCCTTGTACAGAGACCTCatctttgtgatttttttttagcagAGAAAgctagatatattatatatatatatatatatatatataactattaaaagaaaagattttataacaataaatttataaattgatataatctCGTATAATatgttacatttttttataataaaattaattttataatttaatatataattaatcatatcaaatcacatcaatttaaaaatttatttttataaattattcttttacctcTTATGTGATCGGATTGCTTGACTAGTGTTGCCTGTTCATATATTAAGTTCGTCAGGATTATTGGAGTTCATGCATTGAACGGATGCCTGTTGcctaattacaactttttcagtATGTAAGCAAATTTCtgattttcattatatttttcgGCTTTATTAATTGTGGTATAATTACAATTACTAACCTAAACACTAATTTAGCTAATTGATTTATTGTGTAGTACTACTTTTAAATTCCAGGTGTACTAGCTATATAGTTTTAGCTAAGATTTTCATATAGCATTGTGAGACGGTTCCTTGCTCCCCTTTTCTCATGTTTATACAAAAtcacaattaatatattattcttGAAATTAATTCTAggattaatatcatttatttataacaAGAATTTTATGCACCTTCAAATTATTTCTCCAGCAGGATATAATACTAGATGTCCTCTAACGTGTCGGTCTTCAggtttaagttttttaaatataattaaacaatatatatatgtatagtatgttatttttattgtaaaatagatttaatatatcatataaattaatcatatcagtttataaatttatatatgttgtgaTCGTGTGTGTGgctaaatataattaattaagccaTGCAGTATATCACAAATTTAAATGGTTAATTAGAGTTAATTGGGTAGTCATGGACCACATATGGGGAACTAGTAGGTATATTAATTCTAAGATGCATGCAGCATGTTTCATGCTAGGTTGCTAGCTATGCATGACCGACAAATTAACAAGAACCACATATTTCACATCGTTGAAATTACTAGATGATGAACCtttatatgttttgtttcttGCGCCAGCTTATTAAAAgctggttgatttttttttcgacaattttttttcttcctaaatTGATGGGTATACGTATATATGGTTCAGTGGATATGGAAAATTTGAACAACCCACGTCCACACATTTATTTCTAATAATAGACCAGCCGCCTAACTCGAGTACGATTGATCAATCAGTTCATAATCTTCCAAACATGCTGATCTCTAGCCGTGTGGTCACGATCCTCGAGAATATATATGTGGACAGTGTTACATATAATAGATCGATCAAGTCTGAGGTTAGATTtaaatataagatgagatgatataattttaaataaaaattaaaaattattaaaattttattttttgatattattattattttaaaatttaaaaaaattaaattatttattatattttgtgtaaaaatttaaaaaaattataatgatgagatgatatgagatgaaattattccTGTATTCGCTAAACCTTTATTTGAATATGAGTTTTCAAACTTTCGTATTCaagtttatttacaaattattttattttattaaagtaaattgtttaatattacatttatagccttatttgtgaattttgacAAATAAATTTGGACcttttgtctatatttttatgaaatttatatatatacataaccaataataatatttataagaattcAAGTAACATGATTAGTATTAGGAATAGATTCTCTCtcatatcttataatattaaaatcatactCATAGTGATGAGATAATACTATAAAAAGAAATCAATATGAACTTATTCAAGTTTGTATGAACTTATTCAAGTTTGTACGAGTCGAACATAACTTGTAAGTATTtttattggattagttaaagttaaagtacattttttataaatataagataaatttaaattttaactatttcattcacataagtcTCTATATTGGAAtagtcattttttcattatatgacaataaaataataaaagatgaatttgactttagctattcacattaaatctctacattggattatccctttattcatgagtaattaataatttcaaaaatattttattttttttaattatgaaattatttattttatcatattttactatttataatattatatattaattagtaatcatattctaattaatttataggttaaaaatagaaacaagagAGACATTGATGGAGACCttaggagagagaaacaaatgatataaaataaatttgatgaataaacagtgtttttcaaatttgaaaattactttAGAAATTACTGTAgttatattctaaatatttagaatatagcTATTTCAATGTGATACATTTTATAGTTTAATAGCTAAATTcttattgaatttaacttttagctaatcggATGAGAGTGTTCCAAAGCAAAAttcagaaaagagaaaagaggtTGCAGAATTCGAAAGAATGTTTTGGAAAATCTTAACGACCTAACAGaaagggaggaggaagagagaatATACAATTGCCAGAAGATTAACCAATCTCGCCTATACATCTCAGCAAagctaaaaatacaaaaatgccCATAACAGATTGATTAATCATCCTTTTCCACGTTTCAACTTGGCTCCTTTGCAAACACATGAGCTTCCTCCACACATAACATCATCACCATAGATTGTGTCAACAAGGAGCACCAAGGCAGACTCACCGGCCATAGTCTGCGGATGATCAACTATAATACCTATTATAGTTTATGCATATATGGGCAGTAGATCCAGTTCAAAAGCATGCATTCCCAAGGCCCCATGAAACTGGAGGCAATGATCAGCCTTGAAACTGGATCAAGACGGTATGGTCAAGTGATGACAATCGGAAAGGCAATGAATCATGAATAGGAAAGGGCGGCTAAATTAGAGGAATGGGGTAAGGAAAAGTAAcgttatttatcattttaatttttattattttttcgtaATTTTCTGATGTGATATTTAAtgattagaaattttttattatattttaggtaTAAATctattatctaatattatatgatGAGACGATGAAAACGAAAAGACAATTAGAAATTTTCGCCGGGCAATGTTCGAATCCATGTGATCAGATCCGTCGTCGACGAAAAAAACGATCGTACATGGAGGTCAAGAACGTCTAAGCTTGAACATTACAAGACTGGATTGATAAGATCATCGAGGTCGTGTTATGCACTAACGCATGCGAGTGAGACGACATGCAGTAAACTCCTAAATGCATGCCTCACGTTAATTTATCACCACATATTTTTTGGAGAAACTCGTTTATTGGACATGCATGATCACAGTAGTAGTACTCATGTGGGCCACATTAACGTGAACGAAGACAAGATATctgatttttaaattaattcagtACGTACAATTATACTCCAAATTTCAAGTTATAGATCAGTTCCTCAGACATGGCACTGGGCATGATGCAATGTGACTTATCATGGCCCCCCTTGTCTTAGAAGTCTATCTTCAAGGATCCCCCATGGCCCAAGAAGGCAGAAAATATTACTGGTTCATAATTGATCTACACGCTCCATTATTAATCTAAAATGAGTTATTgatcaatttttaaattggtctgtaaaatatattatttttatcattttttttagagaaattttatttgtaattttaagtaGAAGACTGTATGTGCAGTCTTATTAATGAATAAGGATAAAAGAGGAaagaatatcattttaaaaaaagatattattgtaattttaaatttttttaaaaatataactgtATGAGCTTGCATGAACAGTATCTATTTGGTgactgtatgtagactaactctttttttaatgattatttatataattgcttaaatgataagatttgatttgtaagatctaaattttaaaatttaccttacaaattaaattatggtATATAAACACTTAATTTATTAGATATGATATATGCACCGACTtgatattagaattttttttttatcttaaaaacatatatatctcAGTCATGGGTCaaattaaacataataaattaagttgcgtatatatttataatttttttgcttAATTATTGGGTATTGAGTGCTTATTTATTCAGTTCATtaggaacatatatatatatatattttttttttatgaaaaaaaaaacatatatatatatatatatgctactgATTTGCTTATATTTATTAATGCATGGTTAATATTATGGCTGGCATTGGACCGGAGCTTAATGCTATCGAGGATGACAACATCTGTGTATTATTGAGAACCGTTAATtaggatataatatataataaaaaggtgggattttaaatgataagataaagACATTagacatatcatatcatatgcatgtctttttatattaatttggatCATCTTGGCGGGTTTTTATTCATTGATCACTCGTGTTGCATGGCTATGCAGTATGCATGCTAGCTGTTACGTTTGGTGGATGCATATCCACTGACTTGGACCACATGcaattttttagagagagagagagagagagaccgtgGGCAACGTGTTTCATCGGACTATATTGTCAAATCCATCGAGTCCCAATAAATTATTCCGTATATAGGTGCGTAGGTAGAACGTAGATCTTCAACCATTCCCtgaaattgataatttgatgCCTACGTAGTACGTAGGTGTATTAAACGTGTTAAATGCTTTTCTCCTGGAAATGACAAACGTACGTAATAAATCTCGATATGATTcattcacaaatataaataaataaattacaatgatagaagaaaaaaactctTTAATTAAGGTCCTTggatacttataaaaatattttaatgtttataaatagtaataaataatttaaattaagatattttattaagttttaaaaaacgagagaaaaaaattgaataaaaaagttatgaagttaaaatattatttgaatattatttttattttaaaatttgaaaagtaatattattttttgtattttatttaagagtttgaaaaaattataataattaagtaatgaatagataaaaaattaaagacttgaaattgaaaaatgttttgtatttgaatggtaattgggaatgaaatatctgagaaggaaaatgatactccctTCGACAATTTCTACCGACAAAGCGTACCAATGTTCTTCTATGTTTTTTAAagatttgtgtttgtttatattttagtattttgtttttatatttttgcatttttctaaaaaaacataaaaatgctttaaaaaaagaaacaaaaagaaaatttatattgcCGATACTGACTATCTATGGCTTTAGCACCACccatctaaaaatacttgaTACTAATTATGTTACCAAATAGTGAAAGAACACGTCTCCAGACTTAAAAAGTGGCTTACGTCTCACAccctttcaaatatattatatatatttattttaatatataattatttatattaaaactctgagtaattaaaataaacatactactcatttaaaaacaaatagtTACTTTTCTTGATGGAAAGAAGCAATAATTAGAAAACAGTAGATATGAGTCTTGGCCTATCTATATATAAAGGCCTGTGATTCTCCATCTGTCACATTgactaacataaataaaaatagattgaaAATCCCTACCCAATACTCTTCATATTGAAATATTTGTGAGGGTTCacaattcaaaaaaatcaattcctACGAATACTTGATCCACAATAACCAAATGTTAGTATTCTAACGATtctttataattagatttttctctCAAATCTTACAataatggtatcagagcaaacTCTTGTGCCACGTTGTTTAGTATGGATTCCGATTTTTATGTAAGTTATTTGTTGAAATACTTGTTTGGAGTCTTTAGACATCTGTGTTTATTTCGAtttgtgagttattgttagAGTTCATTTCTGTGATTTGAAAAATACAAGTTTGGGCATACGTGGAAAAACAtagatcaaaataaatatacgtTGGAGttcatcttccttttttttacccaaagattttttattcatcattgtttgttttgatttgagTTTATAATCCTTTAATCTGAAATGTTTCGATTTTGTAAATCAAAGACTTTTGTGAATTTGTTGATTGGGTTTGCATTTTGGAAACTTTTTAAAACTGAGTTTATGTAGAACATTTGATCTGTTATTTTGAGTgcccatatatttttaaactcatagattaaatttttttttatttgtgatgaTCCGaaattttcttgaagaaaaacgaaaaaaatttcTCGTTTCGACCCAGATTAGGATCAGGGTCTGAATTGCAGCTCGAGTCCTCGACTAAGATGAATTTTCATGCTTTGTTGCCAAGCCCAGTTGCGCCTCATGCGCGTGCAACgttcaaaatatgattttttatttatttatttaagcaAGTTGCGTTATATTAATAAACTGTGTTGCACTTGCCATGTGAAACGGCTCAAAATATGGACCAaagtgtttattttattttaaaatgtggCTTTGAGTCATTGACCCACGTGATAAATAAACACCCATATATGTATTTGACTGACCATTCGGCACCAGATTTATTGtgattaatttgtttataagttcaaaattcttaaaaacTCGCAATTAGGTTTGTTTAAAAAACTAGTTCTTGAGGATATATTTTGAATCATCTTCATCTCTGATCATTTGTCAATGTAATATCATAGTGGATGAGTATGTtatgatgattttattatttaaaaaaaatgtcatattagaatataaatattattgtgtattaaGAATAGCCACAGCATCTTacgatacaataatattttaatctatttgaTTTTATGTTGTTATAATGGCATTTTATATTGCAATTAAATCATTATAGTAATTACTTGGCCTACAGGGAGGTAAttattcaggaaaaaaaatgatgatttaattggAATAATATAGTGAAAAGGATATTAGGTAATGAAGATTTCCTATACTCATAGGTGCGGGAtctctttttcttaaatatttgtaaaacaCTAGtcttattataaagaaaaatataagcaaATCTTATGCATATTGCAGTCTTTACCCACAGGGAGATTTAGATTTGTTTTTTGAATTAGACATTGGTCGATTCAAACTATAGTTATTGTTTGATTCTAAGCATTGATATATGTTCTTGGTTATGTTATTGCAG from Juglans microcarpa x Juglans regia isolate MS1-56 chromosome 3S, Jm3101_v1.0, whole genome shotgun sequence encodes:
- the LOC121257303 gene encoding E3 ubiquitin-protein ligase RNF149-like, with the protein product MMSFLQLATDLISLFSLLVSKLSSLSAMSINYIYSIATNLKWTFNFLLYHAFSKTYAFDHLVPEFGHDDHEELIIERYQHKPAGSRTDAEVQCAVCLCKMEDGDEFRVLRCEHPFHRVCLDRWTGRHKVNNNQTCPLCRDFLAPARMITELGVEVLSFKFYTFRSDARETWWLR